The Candidatus Saccharibacteria bacterium sequence CAGGTCACGAAGTTCGGCGATACCTTATTACCACCGAAATAAATATCCAGGGAAAAAACTACGAAATAACCATTGGTTTATCGAACCGAAGAAAAATGAAACGCCAGGTGCTGATAGGCCGCAGGTTTTTACGGCAAAACAACATACTGGTAGACGTGCGAATTAATCAAGAACTAGACACTAACCGCGGAGATATATTATGAAAATAGCAATTCTATCAAAAGGCTCGGCTAACTACACGACTCGCCGCCTAAAAGAAGTGGCAGAAGCCCGCGGTCACGAAGTACGCGTTATTAACTATGCCAAGTGTTACGTGGCTATCGAAAAAGACAAGCCGGTTATTCGTTACAAGGGTGAATCGCTCGATCATTTCGATGCTATTATTCCGCGAATTGCTCAAAGCTATACCAAATACGGTACAGCTATTGTTCGCCAGTTCGAATCGCAGGGTGCATACAGTCCGGCAACATCGCTTGCCATTAATCGATCGCGCGACAAATTACGCGCCTACCAAGTACTGGCAAAAGCTGGCGTGGCTATTCCTAAAACAGTGTTCGCCAGTGAAACGGCAAACTTTGAAGACGTCGTAGAGCTTGCTGGTGGTACGCCGCTTATTATTAAGGTAGCGCGCGGAACGCACGGCAATGGCGTGGTTCTTGCCGAAACGCCAAAAGCCGCCAAAGCCGTAATGCAGGCCTTTTATGTAGAGGGCGTGAACTTTTTGGTACAAGAATTTGTTAAAGAATCTGCCGGTACTGATATTCGTGCGTTGGTTGTTGGTAGCCGCGTGGTGGCAAGCGTTAAGCGTCAAAGCCTCGACGACGACTTTAGAAGCAACACGCACCAAGGCGGCGTGGGTACGGCTGTAAAACTTACCGAAGAAGAAACCAAAACGGCAATCAAAGCTGCCAAAGCTATGGGACTTTCTATTTGTGGCGTCGACATGATGCGCAGCGAGCGCGGGCCGCTAGTACTAGAAGTAAATTCATCTGCCAGCCTTAAAACCCCGGAGCTTATAACCAAGCGCGACGTAGCAACAAAGATTATCGAATACGTTGAAATGAACGCAAAGCGCCGCAACAAAAAAGACAAAGTCGGCGCGTAGTCGGCATTCGCTGCCATAGCTGATATAATGAGCTTATGGTAAGTCAAGGTACGTGGGCATGAGCCGCAAAAAGGACGTTTTTTCGTGGGGTATTATTATCCTGGCGCTTCTTTTGATTGCCGCGACCGCCCTTTATGTGCTGTGGCCGCAGCTACAGCCCCATGCGAGCGTTCGCATAGGCGACGGCGTATTTGCCGCACGTGTTGCTAACACGCCAGAGACGCGCGAAAAAGGCCTTTCAGGCACACAAAGTCTCCGCCAGGAAGAAGCTATGCTATTTGTGTACGATACCGACAGCAAATGGTCGGTCTGGATGAAAGACATGAATTATCCTATCGATATTGTGTGGCTAAACAGTAAAAAAGAGGTCGTGTATATCGTTAAAAACGCCGCGCCCGAAAGCTATCCGTACGAAAACTTCGCACCAAAGCAAGACGCGCGCTATATACTAGAACTCGCCGCAGGGACAGTCGACAGAAAAAAGATTATAGTAGGAAAAGAAGCAGCGTTCGATGAAAACAACCTGGAGGGAATAGGTTTATGAGTTTTGTCGTGATTTTCGTGATTATTATTGCACTATTGTTCGCCACTGCGTTCTTTACCAAGCGGCGTTTTGGCGTATTAGGGCTGGCCCTTACCGCTGGCGCAATGCTAAGCACCTTGTGGGTAGGCGACTTAACGCCAATTATTGCCAAGGCGGGGATTATTATTGTAAAGCCACCACTCGAAAGTATTGTTGCCGCTACCCTTACGCTACTACCTGCGCTTTTGCTGCTAACTAGTGGCCCAACCTACAAAGCCTCGCATCACCGTATTGCCGGTGCGGCGGCATTTGCCGTGCTCGCCACTATGTTGCTGCTAGAGCCCCTAGGTTCGGCACTGGTAATAGAGGGCGTAGGCAAGCAAGTGTATGACTTTGTTACCGACTGGCGCGTGGTTATAATAACTGCCTGTTTGGTATATGCGGTTATAGATCTTCTTATGACTAAAACACCAAAGCACAAAGAAGCTTAGTTAAGAGGTAGTTAGGGAGCTACTGGCTACCTCTTAGCTTTTTGGCTTCTGTCTATATAAATGCGCCTAGTATGTAGACTTTGTTTTACTATTTACCTTGTCTTGACTGTAAGTTACAGTGATCACTGCTTTATCGATAAACACGCTGCCGTATGTACAAATCTCAGTCTTGCCTAAATACTCACTACTATTTTCGGTGCAGCTTTCCGAATCTTTGTTGGTAACCTTCTCGACTTGAGCTTTGGTCATGCCATTCTTGATCTTTCCATATACAGCGTCAACATTCCATTCCGCTGGCGTTTCTTCTTTTGGCGTTTCTGTCACGGGTGTTGTGGGTGTCGAGGTGTTTGATGATTGATTGCCGTTGGCCGAGGTTCCGACGATAGCAATCAAAAAGATGATGCCGATCCATACCCAGACTCTTTTGTACCAGGCTTTTTTAAATTTATCGTTTTTGTCCATTGGGACGCCTCCTTTAGTTATTTTTGTGTTG is a genomic window containing:
- a CDS encoding DUF192 domain-containing protein → MSRKKDVFSWGIIILALLLIAATALYVLWPQLQPHASVRIGDGVFAARVANTPETREKGLSGTQSLRQEEAMLFVYDTDSKWSVWMKDMNYPIDIVWLNSKKEVVYIVKNAAPESYPYENFAPKQDARYILELAAGTVDRKKIIVGKEAAFDENNLEGIGL
- a CDS encoding RimK family alpha-L-glutamate ligase; translation: MKIAILSKGSANYTTRRLKEVAEARGHEVRVINYAKCYVAIEKDKPVIRYKGESLDHFDAIIPRIAQSYTKYGTAIVRQFESQGAYSPATSLAINRSRDKLRAYQVLAKAGVAIPKTVFASETANFEDVVELAGGTPLIIKVARGTHGNGVVLAETPKAAKAVMQAFYVEGVNFLVQEFVKESAGTDIRALVVGSRVVASVKRQSLDDDFRSNTHQGGVGTAVKLTEEETKTAIKAAKAMGLSICGVDMMRSERGPLVLEVNSSASLKTPELITKRDVATKIIEYVEMNAKRRNKKDKVGA